The genomic DNA TGACCGCGCGAGTCCGCGAATTGAAGCTCGATCGGCAGGTCCATTTTGTTGGCCAGCGAGCGAGCGCGGTGCCGATCATTGCTCAGTGCCAACTTGCCTGTGTCCCGTCGCTGTACGAAGGCTTGCCCAACGTCGTGCTCGAATCGATGGCCCTGGGCGTGCCGGTGATCGCAACCACCGCCGGCGGGTCGCCCGAATTGTTTGGCGATCGCACCTTCGGCGACCTGGTTGCTCCCGGGGATAGCGCGGCGCTAGCGTCAGCGATTTTGCAATTTGCCGAAGAGCCCGAATCGGCGCAAGAGAAATCGATCCAAGCCAAGCAGCATGTCTGCGACAAGCATTCGATCGAGGCGGTTGTTCCGCGAATCGAACAGGTGATGTTGAGTGTCATTGAATAAACTATTCTGGAGGCCTGGCCGTTGACACTCGCATATCGCCCCGATGACTTTGTGCCAACTCATCGCCGCTTGCCGGGATGGATGCTGTCGACGCTGCTGCATATTGTGGTCTTGGTCGGCCTAGCGTTGATGATGGGGCAGGATTCTCACGGAACGGGGGACGCGCCCGATCGGCCGGTGGGAATTGCGATCGTTCACCGGATGCCCGACCGAACCGAATACGAGACGGCTGCGGAACAATCTCAAGCGACCGAACAAGCCGCTGCGTCGCAGGCCGCATCGGCCGCACAAGGCTCTCAAGCTGCGCTCCCCGCCGACGCCGCTCCGCCACTAGATCTCGACGGCCTGCTAGCCGCTGCGCTCGACACGCCTCTGCCGGCTGGCAATCCGGGAGAGTCCGATGCGATGCAAGCCGCGGCGGCATCAGCGGGCAAACCGGGCATGAACCTTGGTCCCAGCGGATCGCAGCACACGACCGAAGTCTTTGGGATCTCGGGGACGGGCAGCCGGTTCGTCTACGTCTTCGACCGCTCCGAAAGCATGAACGGTTTCGGTGGCCGGCCGCTGCTGGCGGCCAAGATGCAATTGGTTCGCAGCATCGATTCACTCGGCCCCGAACAAGAATTCCAGATTATCTTTTACAACAACCAACCGCGGCCATTTGTCCCCCGCGGCCAGATCGTCCGTCTGCTCAACGGCGACGAACAGACCAAGCGAAGCGCCGAGCAATACGTTCGGGCGATGACCGCTTTTGGCGGCACGCGGCACATGGATGCGTTGCTGATGGCGTTGCGGATGAGCCCCGATGTGATCTTCTTTTTGACCGATGCGCGAATCCCCCGCCTTAACGGTGCTCAATTGCAAGAGATCAAGGCCCGTGCGCAGCGCAGCGGCACGACGATCCACACGATCGAGTTCGGCGACGACCTGGAACCGCCCCGAGACAGCTTTCTACGCAACTTGGCAACCGACAACGGAGGCCAATATCGTTATCTGCACGTGGGAGCCCTGGATGGCTAGTTTTGCCCAACTTAATTCCGACGCATGGGTTTTTTTGTGCTTCACCTACGATACGATAGCACCTCGTCCAGCAAACCTATGCTGACCCGTTCGGGTTGCGATACGGAAGCATTCCCCAAATGCGCCCCGGACCGACGCACCTCGCCCACCACGGATCATCTTCCACAGCGTTCTCATTTCAACGAAGGAGCTAGACGGAATGTCGCTCACCTATTCTCGCTTACGACTGCCGATCACGACTCTATTGCTAATGCTCTGTTTCACCGGGATGGTGATCGGGCAAGACGATCTCCCTGCGGATCCTGCCGCCGCAACCGCAACGGAGGTCGACGCCGAGGCAAGCGCCGCTGAACCGGCCACCGATCCGCCTGTAAGCAAGAAAGCGGCCTGGGTGGTCACCATCGACACCTGGTTCGGTGAGCATCTAGTCGGCCCGTTGGCGACGTTGTTCTTCTACGACTTTGGAACGGGAGTTCCCTTTGTCGTCGCTTGGCTGTTGGTCGCGGGAATCTTCCTGACGCTCCGCATGATGTTCATCAACATCCGCGGATTCTGGCACGCGATTCGGCTGACACGCGGCGATTACGACGATCCCGCCGACGTCGGCGAGGTCTCGCATTTCCAGGCGCTTGCGACGGCGTTAAGCGCGACGGTCGGCCTGGGGAACATCGGCGGCGTCGCTGTCGCGATCGGGCTGGGTGGCCCCGGAGCGGCGTTCTGGATCTTTATCGTCGGTTTTCTGGGAATGAGCACGAAGTTCGCCGAGTGCACGTTGGGCCAGCTGTACCGTACGAACGACTCCGACGGACATACGCTAGGCGGCCCGATGCGTTACCTGAAAGCTGGCTTGGCAGAAATGCGGCTCGGCTGGCTGGGGATGCTTTTGAGCACGATCTTCGCGATCCTCTGCATCGGCGCCAGCTTCGGCGGCGGCAACGCCTACCAAGTCAGCCAGTCGTTGTCGGCGGTCAAAACGGATGTCGTCTTTTTGCAGAGCTATCCCTGGGTCTACGGCTTGGTGATGGCAATGGCTGTTGGTGTGGTAATCATCGGCGGCATCCAATCGATCGGCCGCGTGGCATCGAAGATCGTCCCCTTGATGTGTTTCGCCTATTTCGCGGCGGCACTGTGGATCCTGTTCCAAAACGTTTCGGCGCTCCCCGATGCATTTGCATTGATCGTATCGAGCGCGTTTGAACCCTACGCGCCGCTGGCGGGCGGAGCGATGGGAGTGTTGGTGATTGGGATCCAACGCGCGGCCTTCAGCAACGAGGCGGGCGTTGGTTCGGCGGCGATCGCTCACTCCGCCGCCAAGACCAACGAACCTGTCAGCGAAGGAATCGTGGCGTTGTTGGAACCCTTCATCGATACGATGGTCGTCTGCATGGTGACAGCATTAGTCTTGGTCGTCAGCGGAACTTATAACCCACGCATTCAAGACCCGGATTCGCCCGATAGGTTCGCGTTTGTCGAAACCCATTCCCCCGAAACCGTCGTCGCTTCGGTTTTGGGATCGGTCGATCCCGACCAACCGCTCGACGAGCAAGTCGACGCCGCACGGGCAAAACTGGCGCATATGGTCGAGCACAAAGAAGGGGCCGGGATGACCTTGGTCGCCTTCCGCAGCAGCGGATTCCATTGGTTCGGCTACATCCTGTTTGCCGCAGTCGTGCTGTTCGCCTTCTCGACCTGCATCTCGTGGTCGTATTACGGCGAGCGATGTTGGGTCGGACTGTTTGGGACGCGATCGTCGGTCATCTACAAACTGCTGTTCGTCTCCTTCACCTTCCTCGGATCGATCGTCACGGCGACCAACATCCTGGAATTCAGCGATCTAATGATCCTTGGCATGTCGCTGCCGAACCTGTTGGGCGTCTTCCTGCTCAGCGGTGTCGTTAAGCGTGCTCTCGATAAGTACTGGCAGAAGTATCGCTGCGGATCGCTGGAAAGGATCCTCTAAGCGAGCCCCGCCCGATTCCAGCCGCTGGCGCACGAGCCGCGGCCAGCGACAGAGCAGCCGCGGCGACCAAAGCCTCGGCAGCCACTTCGATGGCGACCGCTAAACAGTGGCGGTCGCTATTGAGCTGCTGCTTCGATGGCGTCGAGATCGCGAGGGAAATATTCCTCGACGACGCGGTAGAATTCGCTTGCGCTCGAGACGCGAGCGACATGGGTTCGGAAGTGCCGGGCCCCAAACTTGCCTTGTGCGTAACAGCAAGCAAACTTGCGCATCAAGACGGTTCCCTTCGCTTCACCAAACCGCTCGACGATCATGTCGTAGTGACGCAGCATGCATTGCCGCTGCAATTCCAACGTCGGTTCGGCAGGAATCGGTTCGCCGCGGAGCGCCGCGTGAGCTTGAGCGAACAACCACGGTCGGCCCAGCGAAGCCCGGGCGATCATCACGCCGTCGACTCCATAGTTCTCAAACGCCGCGACAACTTTGTCGGCGCTGTCGAGATCGCCGTTGCCGATCAACGGGATCGAACGCAGATGTTGTTTGATCTCCGCGATCCGGTCCCAGTCGGCGTTGCCGCTGAAGAAATCCTGAGCGGTGCGGCCGTGAACCGTCAGCGCCGCCGCTCCCGCCTCTTCGACCACCTTGGCAACATCGTCGCAATTGACGTTGTTCCGCGTGCAGCCCAGCCGAATCTTAGCGGTCACTGGGGTCGGCGCGCACGCCTCGACCAACCGGCTGATGATCTCGTACATCGTCTTGGGATGTTTCAGCAGATAGCTGCCGCTGTGCGCTTTTTCGGTCACCTGTTTCACGGGGCAACCGAAGTTGATGTCGACGACGCTGACTTGGTAATCGTCGACCAACCGCTTGCCGACCTTCGCCATCACGTCGGGCTGGTTGTCCCAGATCTGAACCGCCAGCGGGCGAGCTTCCTCGCGGACGCCCCACAGTCGATCGGGATGTTCGGCTTCGTTTTCATCGAGCCAGACAAAACCGCGGGCGTTGACCATCTCGGTCGCGTGCAAACCGACGCCGCCATATTCGCGGACGATCTGCCGGAACGCGTAGTTCGTGAACCCAGCCATCGGCGCCTGAAGAATCGGCGGATCGACTTTGATAGAACCGATCCAAAGAGGTGGGGGAGTCGATGTCATGCTGAAGAATTTGCCGAGCCAGAGGGTCGAGACTTGTCCGTTACGCGAGCTACTCAGCTTATCAAGCCGAGCCGCGTTTCAACAAGTGACGCCCGCCGCACAGCCGCCTGAAAACGGAGGCTCAGCAAATCGGAACGGGCTCGCCGATCGATTTCGATGCGATCGGTCGCTGCGGAAAAGAATTGCAGCGACGCGGCGGCTAGGTCCCGATGCAGAAGGGAGTCAGCGTTTGGGTGATGTGGCGTTGCAGGCTGGGCCACATTCCGGTCGATTTGGGGACAAAGTGGGCGTTGTCGTCGCGGACCCGTTGGATCATCGAAGGCGTTGCGCCGCCGCTGACGATCACCACCGGAATGTCCGACCAAGTCCATTCGCTGCGGATCATTTCTAGCACGCACATGCCGTTGCCCGCGGGCATATGGATATCGAGAACGATCATGTCGGGGCGATCGCGTTTGATCAGCACCAGTGCCGAGATCGCATCGTGAGCGATCGTTACGCGGAAGCCAAGATGCATGATCCGCCGCGACAATGCGGCGACCAGCTCGCGGTCGTCATCGGCGATCAGAATCGTCGGCACGGTTTGCGGATTGGGATCGGAATCCCCGCCAGTGCTATCGATCATCAAACAATTCAGATCCGGTCTCGAATCTGCCCTACGAATAATGGAAGTCGGCACAGCAATCGCCGTTGCCCGATCGCGGATCTCACCTGATCCACCGATCTGTTCATCGCGAGTATACGTTGCAAAATCGCATCGGCAGGGAAAGTTGAAAAGAACCTACGGCGATCCCCGCCGTTGCAAATCGGCGACATCCGATTCGCTGTGGCGTTGATTATTCGCCTCATCAACCGCCGTGCGACGGGGCGTGGCGACCGCCCAAGCATTGCGTTTACCTAACGTTTTCCCGATCCAACGCTCGATCGCCGCCGCGTTGCCGGGCCCGTTGGCATAAATTCTGCTTTGCTTGATGTCGCAACAGCCCTCGGGCCTCTCCCAATTCCATTTCGCCCCCCGCCGAAGTAATCCACCTCATGCACGCTGCAATGCTGGCCGAACTGGCTTCCTCTCTCGCTCTTCACGGCCCGAGTTTGCTGGCCGATGGAGCTTCGATTCCCCCCGCCGCCCTGCAAGACTACTGGGTCGTGTCGCGGAATCGCTCGACCCGTTGGCATCAGACCCTGGCGATGCATCGCCAGCTCGATCGATCCGGCGACCGGATCGGCTTGCAAGCCTGGTGGGAACAGCACCTGCCGACGCTCGAGGAGATCCTGGTCAGCGAGATCCTGACGCGAGTCTACGCGGCGTTGGGGCACGGATTGGACGCAAAGCACGCCGAACCGGAGATCTATCCTGTGGTGCACAGCGTCCACATCAGTCACTTAGAGGCGCGGAACCGGGTGCTGGGGCTGATGGTCGCTCAGCGTGGCGGATCCAGCCAAACGACGGCTCGGCTGAATCAGTTGCGAAAATCGGTCGAACGCTGGACCGACGTCCTGGTTGCACAGATTGCCGCGGTCAATCCCGACGCCGCCCGCTATGGGACCGTGCTGGAACGAACGCTCGAGTTTGCCGATGAAGCTGCCGACCAGGCGGGAGCAGTTCGCCAAACCCATCGCCGTTTATTGACAGCAACGCTTCGCAGCAGCTTGCTGCGTCAGATGCACGCAACCGCAGCCAACCCCGATGAAAACGGCAAGATCAGCGATGCGGTCTTGGTCTGCATTCGACCCGATATGTTCGATTCGCTCGGCACGCTGCAGTCGTTGTGGCTACATCGCCTGAAACATTCGGCGGAACAAACCGACAGCGTGCTGACGCAATTGCTGGCGCCAAACCTCGCCACCGCCGACCTGCTGCCGGACTTCGAAGCCGTTCGCGCCCCTGAATTCGCCCGACGTTTGCGGCGCTAGGGATAATGAACCCACCCGGCACCGCAAACGTGGAGCGCGAACAAATAAAGGAGTAGAACCAGCGAGGAAGTCGGTCGCAATCCAACAAGTGGCAGCGGCTGTTATCTCCAAGCTGGTCCCGATTGGATACGCGTAAAACCACCGCACACTCCGCAGCAACTTTCGGAAATAGTCCGATCTTTCTCCATCGCGCCGTGCGACGACCGTCCAATTCCTATCCCTCATCTGGCTACGAGAGGCCAGCGAAGAAGCTCTGCTAGCAACCTCAAACAGCTCGCACCGGCGCCACACAAGTCGTCTCCTGACAATGAGTTACGACGACGATGCGTTTTCATCGCACCGGAACCCAAGGAGCTTTGGTCTGGAGAAGTCTGTCCGCCGAGCATTTCCCGCATCACCGACAGCCACGCCTCGGAAAAAACTTATTTCCCGTACATCTTTATCGGGCCCCCCGCCAGAGTATCGGCCAGGGGGAGAGCGAGTCCGAGTTACCGCAAGCCTTGGAAACCAGCGGTATTCTCCAGCGGGACAAATCCCCTTCTCCGCATTGGAGCGTCAGAGCAAACGGTAACCCGACGCGTATGCGAGAGCTTCACACAGACACTCGCTCACGCGTCGGGTTACCAATAAGCCCCAGATTCCAACAGTGATCTGCGTGGAATTCTCCAGCAGAGCGTGCTGAACGAGGGACCACTCTCCACGCCTCTTCCGACGCCCACCGACGCGGAAAGCGACTAGAGCTTCGGTTTGGGGGGTGGTGGAGGCGTGGGATCTGGCTCAGGTTCCGGCTCGGGTTCCGGCTCGGGTTCCGGCTCGGGTTCCGGCTCGGGTTCCGGCTCAGGTTCCGGCTCAGGCTCAGGCTCAGGCTCAGGCTCAGGCTCAGGCTCAGGCTCAGGCTCAGGCTCAGGCTCAGGCTCCGGCTCGGGTTCCGGCTCGGGTTCCGGCTCGGGTTCTGGTTCCGGCTCAGGCTCCGGTTCCGGGGTGGGAGTCGGTGTTGGGGTTGGCTTGGGGGGCGGTGGCGGAGTTGCGATCGCCGACGCGAGAACGGTTGCCGCCCGTTCGGTCAACAGCGAGGTCTCAGCCGAAAGCGCGCTGCCGCCGGTATATTTGGTCAGATACCATGCGTTCTCCGAGGCCGCTGCGGTGATCGCGACAGTGACCTCCGGAGTGCTCTCGAGAATCTGATTCGGGGTGACTTGAATCTTCGCAACCGACAGCCCGTAGCGATTCAAGATCTCGTTCGCTCGCTCCGTTGCTTCCGCCGTCGACGCCCCTGGCACGATCACTCTCCGGCACGCTTCATAAGAAGCCGAATCGAGGGCGTGGCGGATGTTCGAGATCCGCACAAATTCGATCGAGCCTAAGATCAGCATCAACAGGATCGGCAAGATCACCGCGCATTCGACAACGTACGCGCCGGCGCGGCTAGTGAACGGCAGCTGGCGATCAGTCGATCTGCTTTGCCGCCGGAACTCTTGGTTTCTATTCTTCATTTCGTTAAACAGGTCAACAGAAGGTTGGTCGATTATTTTGTCAGAAGCGTCGGCATGCGTTTCGCAATCTCGGAAAAGACGACTTTTAATTCGTCACCGTTCTGAGCATGAAAGTGTTTGCCGTATCCCTTTTCGGCAACCTGTTTCATGCGGTTCTGGTCGGCTTCGTCGGAGAAGGTCACGCTGAAGATCATCGCTCCCCACTTGCTCGCCTGCTTGGCGGCGTAAACAGGATTGGTTCCTTCGTTGTGGATCCCATCGGTCAAGACGACGATCACTTTGCTGGCACCGTTGCGAGCTTCGATCCGGTTGACCAACGCGTCGACTCCTTTGACGATCCCGCCACCGATATTTGTCCCGCCGGCGCACAGCGATTGAGTGTAGACGTCCAGGGTGCTGCCGATCTTCGTAAAGTCGGCGGTCAGCGGCTGGTCGAGGTCAGCCGATTCGTTGTAGGTGACGACGGCGACTCGTTCGTCGGTAGGTGAGTTGGTGATCTCTTTCGCAAACACGTCGACTGCCGCCACCATGTCGCGCCATCGCGAGTTGGGCGGGGCGGGGTGGCAGAAGTCCCAGTCGACGGGAGCCGAACTCGGAGCGGGAGGATAGACCGCGGGTTCGTCCGATGCGTAGGCCATCGAACCGGATCGATCGATCACCAACGCGATGTCGACCTGGACCTGAGTCGAGATCGCGTGCTGTTCGGTTTCGATCGTGTTGCGTCCCAAGATTCCAGGCATTGGCAACGAGATCGGACCGTCGGCCGACTTGCCGTTGCGTCGCGCAAAGATCCGTACCGAATTGGGACTCGCGGTCCCGAGGATGAAATCATAACGAGCGGTTCCATACCGCGTGGCGGTGCCAAATTCGATGTCGCTGTCCTGCAGAGTCAACGGCATGTTGCCGACTTTGTTCCGCAGCGCCAACTGTTTCGCTCGCTGCCGCGCCGCCTCTTCGCTCTGCGACATCGTCAACTCGCGGCCACCAGCTCGGGCGGCAACATCGCTGACGATTGCGAGTTCGGTGCGCCGCAGTTCGATGCTGGCGGTGTTGATCGCAAACGCGGCGAGGATGAACATCATCGGCAACACGATGCTCATCAACACCAACACGCTCCCTCGACGCCGCAAACCGGCCGCTCTCGTGAGCTGCAAATTTCTATTTCGCTGCTGGATCATGTTCCGTGCTCCTTCATCACCGTGACTTCGCCAACGACGCTGCGGTTGGATAACACCAACAACGGCCCCAAACTGTTCCCCTCCAAATCGGCGCTGACGGTGAC from Rosistilla oblonga includes the following:
- a CDS encoding vWA domain-containing protein translates to MQLTRAAGLRRRGSVLVLMSIVLPMMFILAAFAINTASIELRRTELAIVSDVAARAGGRELTMSQSEEAARQRAKQLALRNKVGNMPLTLQDSDIEFGTATRYGTARYDFILGTASPNSVRIFARRNGKSADGPISLPMPGILGRNTIETEQHAISTQVQVDIALVIDRSGSMAYASDEPAVYPPAPSSAPVDWDFCHPAPPNSRWRDMVAAVDVFAKEITNSPTDERVAVVTYNESADLDQPLTADFTKIGSTLDVYTQSLCAGGTNIGGGIVKGVDALVNRIEARNGASKVIVVLTDGIHNEGTNPVYAAKQASKWGAMIFSVTFSDEADQNRMKQVAEKGYGKHFHAQNGDELKVVFSEIAKRMPTLLTK
- a CDS encoding TadE/TadG family type IV pilus assembly protein, yielding MKNRNQEFRRQSRSTDRQLPFTSRAGAYVVECAVILPILLMLILGSIEFVRISNIRHALDSASYEACRRVIVPGASTAEATERANEILNRYGLSVAKIQVTPNQILESTPEVTVAITAAASENAWYLTKYTGGSALSAETSLLTERAATVLASAIATPPPPPKPTPTPTPTPEPEPEPEPEPEPEPEPEPEPEPEPEPEPEPEPEPEPEPEPEPEPEPEPEPEPEPEPEPEPEPEPEPEPDPTPPPPPKPKL
- a CDS encoding alanine/glycine:cation symporter family protein — its product is MSLTYSRLRLPITTLLLMLCFTGMVIGQDDLPADPAAATATEVDAEASAAEPATDPPVSKKAAWVVTIDTWFGEHLVGPLATLFFYDFGTGVPFVVAWLLVAGIFLTLRMMFINIRGFWHAIRLTRGDYDDPADVGEVSHFQALATALSATVGLGNIGGVAVAIGLGGPGAAFWIFIVGFLGMSTKFAECTLGQLYRTNDSDGHTLGGPMRYLKAGLAEMRLGWLGMLLSTIFAILCIGASFGGGNAYQVSQSLSAVKTDVVFLQSYPWVYGLVMAMAVGVVIIGGIQSIGRVASKIVPLMCFAYFAAALWILFQNVSALPDAFALIVSSAFEPYAPLAGGAMGVLVIGIQRAAFSNEAGVGSAAIAHSAAKTNEPVSEGIVALLEPFIDTMVVCMVTALVLVVSGTYNPRIQDPDSPDRFAFVETHSPETVVASVLGSVDPDQPLDEQVDAARAKLAHMVEHKEGAGMTLVAFRSSGFHWFGYILFAAVVLFAFSTCISWSYYGERCWVGLFGTRSSVIYKLLFVSFTFLGSIVTATNILEFSDLMILGMSLPNLLGVFLLSGVVKRALDKYWQKYRCGSLERIL
- a CDS encoding response regulator; protein product: MIDSTGGDSDPNPQTVPTILIADDDRELVAALSRRIMHLGFRVTIAHDAISALVLIKRDRPDMIVLDIHMPAGNGMCVLEMIRSEWTWSDIPVVIVSGGATPSMIQRVRDDNAHFVPKSTGMWPSLQRHITQTLTPFCIGT
- the dusB gene encoding tRNA dihydrouridine synthase DusB, with translation MTSTPPPLWIGSIKVDPPILQAPMAGFTNYAFRQIVREYGGVGLHATEMVNARGFVWLDENEAEHPDRLWGVREEARPLAVQIWDNQPDVMAKVGKRLVDDYQVSVVDINFGCPVKQVTEKAHSGSYLLKHPKTMYEIISRLVEACAPTPVTAKIRLGCTRNNVNCDDVAKVVEEAGAAALTVHGRTAQDFFSGNADWDRIAEIKQHLRSIPLIGNGDLDSADKVVAAFENYGVDGVMIARASLGRPWLFAQAHAALRGEPIPAEPTLELQRQCMLRHYDMIVERFGEAKGTVLMRKFACCYAQGKFGARHFRTHVARVSSASEFYRVVEEYFPRDLDAIEAAAQ